The genomic window CAGAACCAAATTAGTAGATAGTCATAGTCAGGAGACTCATGAGATAACCTTTAGTCCTGCttatctttccttcatttcttttttttcttttctttttctcttatctcATCTTTCCTGAAGACTTAACATTAAGGAAATGAATCTTGTCCAACAGTTTGCAGTCCCACTTACTGTTCTCTTGAAGTTTTCTTAGTATGGTGAACTTTCGCTTTTCCCTAGGGGACAGAAGGTGGCCAGTGATGAGAGGAGCCAAGAACAGTTCCTTTAAAGGCTTCATCCTCATTGGTGTCTCTGACTATCCCCAGCTTGAGATGACCTTTTTTGTCCTTATCCTGTTTTCCTACCTGTTAACTTTGGTGGGCAACTTGACCATTATCCTAATATCGCGCCTGGATGTCCGCCTTCACACACCCATGTATTTTTTCCTCAGTAACCTCTCCTCCCTTGACCTTGCTTATACCACAAGTTCAGTCCCTCAGATGCTGTTCAATCTGTGGGGCCCAGATAAAACCATCAGCTATGGTGGTTGTATCACCCAGCTATATGTTTTCCTCTGGCTAGGTGCCACTGAATGCATCCTCTTGGTTGTAATGGCATTTGATCGCTATGTAGCTGTCTGCCGGCCCCTCCACTACATGACCATCATGAACCCTCAGGTTTGCTGGCAGCTAGCCTCTGTTGCATGGCTAGGTGGCCTGGGAAATTCCCTCATTCAGTCAACATTCACTCTGCAGCTCCCATTGTGTGGACACCAGGAAGTCAACAGTTTCCTCTGTGAAGTGCCAGCTTTAATCAAATTGGCCTGTGGTGACACAAGCCTCAATGAGGCTGTACTCAATGG from Notamacropus eugenii isolate mMacEug1 chromosome 1, mMacEug1.pri_v2, whole genome shotgun sequence includes these protein-coding regions:
- the LOC140528973 gene encoding olfactory receptor 2C1-like translates to MVNFRFSLGDRRWPVMRGAKNSSFKGFILIGVSDYPQLEMTFFVLILFSYLLTLVGNLTIILISRLDVRLHTPMYFFLSNLSSLDLAYTTSSVPQMLFNLWGPDKTISYGGCITQLYVFLWLGATECILLVVMAFDRYVAVCRPLHYMTIMNPQVCWQLASVAWLGGLGNSLIQSTFTLQLPLCGHQEVNSFLCEVPALIKLACGDTSLNEAVLNGVCAFFTAVPLSIILISYGYIAQAVLKIPSAEGRKKTFNTCGSHLTVVFLFYGSAIYAYLLPSKSSSQDRGKFITLFYSVVTPMVNPLIYTLRNKEVKGALRKLLEKGREEW